GAGTACCTCCGTGCTTCGAATGAGGAGGACACTGCTCGATTGCTGGATATGAACCAGCGTCGAGGGTTCCCCGGGGTACTTGGAAGCatcgattgcatgcattggaggtggaagaatTGTCCCACGGCGTGGTCCGGTTCTTTCAGGGGCCATGTCAATGCACCGACTATCATTCTAGAGGCTGTGGCATCGCAGGACctatggatttggcatgccttctttggAATGCCAGGTTCATTGAACGACATCAATGTGCTCCACCGGTCACATCTCCTCGACAACCTTGCTGGCGGTGTAGCACCCAAGGTACACTACTCCATTAATGGACACCATTACACAATGGGGTACTATCTTGCAGACAGGATCTATCCGGAGTGGGCAACATTTGTGAAGCCCATACAAGCTCCAGTTGGCAGGAAGCGGCAACACTTCGTGGTGCAGCAGGCGGCTGCACGAAAGGATGTTGAACGGACATTTGGAGTCTTGCAGTCCCGATTTCCCATAGTCCGTGGAGCTGTGAGGTTCTGGGATCAGGAGACCCTGAATGACATAATGACCGCCTGCActatcatgcacaacatgataatcgaaGATGAGAGACCGGAAGGGGAAGTCGAATACGTGTACGAGGGTTCGGACGAGGACGCGGTGCCGTCCCACgaaccaacccccccccccccccacttgaAGCATTTATGGAAAGGTACCAGCGAATTAGAAGCCGACCGGCGCATCATCAACTCCGGGACGACATAGTTGAGCATCTTTGGCAGCTCCACGGAGGAGAGTAGGCCACACCTCGAGTTCTGTGATGAAATAAATGTAATATGTTTGGACGTAGTTATCTTTTCGCATTTCGTAATTCCGTAGATGCTTGTTGCTAAATTTGGATCAGTTGTATTACAAATCCACAATCCTGTTTATTGAGGAAATTTATTGCTCCTATCTGCTGATGAACGTTCAATTCAAGTTCATATATACTACCATGCTTAACAATTCAAGTTCATATATATAATCTTCTGAAGCTCGTCCTGGAATATTCAACCAGAGGGACAGGGCCAAATGAGGAAGCAATGAGCGACTACATCACCAAGGTGAAACAGCTCCAAGAGGAGGCTGCTGGCTGAACCAAACAACTACTGTCAGCTGAACTTTATTACGCTATCTGATCATGAGAACCATGTCATTCTATCCACTGGGGAAAATCAAGAAGCTTAATCTGATCATACATTATGTTAATAGCACTGCAGTAATCATATACTCTTGTAGCTAAGCTCTtctacatatttttttcttttcatttgcaTGCCAAGAAACAAAGCCCAAGCATGCACACCTGGTATCCATCTGCCGCCCTCCTCGGAGAACAAGTAGGccgccagcagcagcaggagcgcGGCCATCATTGCAGCAGCATGCATACAGGCAACCATCCAAGATCATTGCAGCAACATGCATACAGGCAACCATCCAAGATCATTGCAGCAACATTGCATAGAGGCAACCATCCAAGCGCATTTGCCCACCATCGGACGTCATACCAAGCAGGCTACCATCCAGGCAAGCAGGCTTGCGCACCAGATCATTGCAGCAGCATGCATACAGGCAACCATCCAAGATCATTGCAGCAACATGCATACAGGCAACCATCCAAGATCATTGCAGCAACATTGCATAGAGGCAACCATCCAAGCGCATTTGCCCACCATCGGACGCCATACCAGGCAGGCTACCATCCAGGCAAGCAGGCCTGCGCACTAGATCATTGCAGCAGCATGCATACAGGCAACCATCCAAGATCATTGCAGCAACATTGCATACAGGCAACCATCCAGAAACAGCAATGATCTTGTGTCACCCAGTTCCAGAAACAGCAATGATCTATTCTCACCTGTATGCAATGCAACCGAAGAAGATGTATGAAACATGATTGCAGTTTAATTACCTGAAGTTAAAGGTACTATGGAAATGAAGAAAATGTATCACGTAGCTGAAAAATTCTGAACTCAACAAATACAGGAACCTGCATAACAAAGTACTTAATGAAACAAGTTTTCATATTGGCCGGCAAGCCTCACGGGGCAGATGCAGCATGGCGAGCAGCAATAATGCTTTGGCGGAGGCTCTTGTAATATGCCTGCTGGTCCTCATCCATCTGCGAAATGTCCATGTTCATTATCTCCCTCTCATCCTTGAtcttttccctctcctccttgaCCTTTTCCAGCTGCACACGCTCCTCCTCAAGGCGTAACCTCTGCTGCTCAATTCGAAGCATCTCTGCAAATCGCTCAGCTCGTTCCTTCTCAAGTGTCTCCTTCATTGCAATTTGTCTATCAAACATCTCTATCACTGGTGTTGATGCCGAGTTCGACGAAGATGAACCGCGAGCAAACTCCTTGGCCTTGTTGCGGCCTGCTGGCTATTTCTGCTGGGTGCTACCACTGGTAGGAGTGGCAGCAGGCCCGTCACCTTCGTTGCCATCGCGGGAAGACTCCCCATGCTGCGTAGATGCCGGGCTTGCCACTAACGCCGTCTTCTGCTTCTTGCAAGACGCCTCTGATTGCCATTTCGGATTATGACGTAACTTGACCCAGCAAGGCAGCAACGTGAACTCCTTCTTTTCAACTGATTGGAACATCTGACATGCAGCTGCAATCTGAAAAGGG
The nucleotide sequence above comes from Phragmites australis chromosome 4, lpPhrAust1.1, whole genome shotgun sequence. Encoded proteins:
- the LOC133914736 gene encoding uncharacterized protein LOC133914736 encodes the protein MEPRAAWKQYTRELCFSNDSSDEEDDLVLATLTAWHADVEASRRGPWGGSVPGHRRIHRNRMEGHNRLYNDYFVDSSVYPDYIFRRRFRMKRDLYCKIVKEVEDHDPWFQQRRNATGELGLSSLQKVTAAFRMLAYDAPADSLDECLWLGESTIIESMRRFMRAIVEVFGDEYLRASNEEDTARLLDMNQRRGFPGVLGSIDCMHWRWKNCPTAWSGSFRGHVNAPTIILEAVASQDLWIWHAFFGMPGSLNDINVLHRSHLLDNLAGGVAPKVHYSINGHHYTMGYYLADRIYPEWATFVKPIQAPVGRKRQHFVVQQAAARKDVERTFGVLQSRFPIVRGAVRFWDQETLNDIMTACTIMHNMIIEDERPEGEVEYVYEGSDEDALVLEYSTRGTGPNEEAMSDYITKVKQLQEEAAG